CCTGGGCAACGACGTGGGCTACGCCGTGTCTCTGGTGGCCAGTCACCAGAGGGAGCGGGAGGGAGACAGCTCCACGTCACCCCTCATGGCCAACAAGGACGCACTTAccagctacacctgtgctttgcCTGACTTTGCCTCGGCTGTCAGGGACCGGAGAGCACAGGACGTAGCCCGGCTGCGCTCCTCCCAGCCTGGTCAGGAGGACCTGCGCCTTGTGGCCTTCGGGGTGCACAAGGACGTCACCTGGAGGGACCTGTACGAGGCTACGGACAAGGAGAGGAGAGGGTTTGTATAgaataatgatttttttatttttattatgtcaccaaaaactacaaatagacacacacacataacactcTGTGTATTATGTCTCGTAGGTACGTCAAATGGATCCGGCAGCAGACACCCCGACCTGGAACGCAGATGGAGGCGCTCCAGAAATACTTTCTGCGGCGAGACCAGGAGGCCCAGGCCCAGGCCCAGTCCCAGGCCCAGACCCTGACCCTGTCCCTTCTCGCGCGACCTGGGACCTCAGCTCCATCCCCGACTCCTGTGCTCTCGTCGCTGCCACCACCGAGCGCCCGCCATCTGCGTTCGGAAGCGCTGGAGGTTGGGCCTCCTGCACCTTCAGCTCGAGGAAAGTATAATGCTTAATTTGCTGTACACCAAGACCGGGCAGCTCACGAAGGAAGACGTGACGCTGCCGGTCTACCGCTGCGCGCACGGGTCCACTTCCTTGGAGTCTTTCCATCTTCACCTCAACCGCTTCATCCCAGGTATCCCAGGACCAACAACAAGCAAAGTGTATCGTGTCCTTTTGGCGGTCGTGTCGTGGGAGCCCATTCGGAGTGTGTTTTCATTACCAGAGTGTccatttttcttgtgtttttcaggtaCCAGTGCAAGCGCCATGCACTTTCAGGCGTACCTGCTGGAGGGGCTGGTGAGGTGGAACGAGGACCGCGGCGCAGCTGCAGTGGAGGGCCCGGGACAGATCCTGCACAGCTACAGTGGCTCCCTGCAGCATGCCCTCACCGATTGAGCCAGAAGCTGCTCGGCTGCAATCTAAGGATTTCACCAAGCCCGGAGAGTATACAGGTATGTAACAGCATTTACTTGTTAAGCATTTACTGCTTGTCAACTGCTTGCAACTGTAACTACGAAAACACTACAGCTGCTTacactttttttggttttgttttctttctgtatctGCAGAAGAGCTCATCGGGGTTGAGTACCTGTACTCTCAAACAGGCTTTGTGCTGCAGGCCGTTGACTTGGACCCGGACGCTCCGGACGAGGCTGCAGACGAGGACCCGGACGTCAAGGACGAGGGGTTTGAGGATGACACGGGCGAACAAGTCGAGGACCCCACCATCCCCGGCCTCATTGACCCGCTGGCAGTGCCGTCCGCTCCCCGAGTCTCGGTCGCTCCGGTCCCGTCGGCAGTCCAGTCCGGTCCGGTTGACGTTTTGTAGACTGCGTTACCCCGGAAACGCCAGCGCTCGGCGCAGGGAGTCTCCTCAGGCTCTCGCTCCTACAGGTTCAGCTGTGAGAGATCCTGAGGTGAGCAGAAGGCGTAGATGTTCGTCTCCCTTTCTGCGTACTGTTACACATAAGCCACAATCTACGCCAACACGGCTCTAAGTTTggttttctttctgtgttttcagGAGTCATGTGGTCCCGATGGTGTCCCCAGGTACCAGCACGTCCAGCTCCTGGCCAGCAGTCTGGTGAGCCTGCGTGAGTTGGCCTGTCTGACGGAGGAGAAAGTAGATGAGCTCATGGAGCTGTGGTGTCTCCTCCCCGAAGGAGATAAGCAGCGCCTCGTCTACCCTGCCCGTCACCAGGACAGGCTGATTCAGGGGCAATTTAAGGCCACGAAGAGCGCAAGCTCTTTCACCCCGGGCACGGACAGCCTGAAACGGTAATTTTGTGTATCTTTTAATCTCATTACAATAGTAACCAACAAACAAACccataaaatgtaaacatgttcatattgctactaaaactttttttattactattatttatttattaatttttttgcttgtttgcgGGTGCCTGCTCGGACAGCGCTCGGGACCTGCCCAGTGGCCGCAGACGAGCCGGGTCGTAGAGGCCGTTTGCATCCAGCTCTGCTGCCTCCATCCGTCCTCCACCAGGTCTGCAGGTGCGAGGACTTCCCGGTGGGCGGCTGTCCTCGGACTACGTCCAAGTCCGAGAGCTGGTGCTGGGCAACCCGAGGCTAATGGAGAAGACCACCCTCCAGCTGTTCGAGTTGAACCAGCACACCCTGTCTCAATGGTAAGGTTCGGCTCTTGTCTGGATACTCATGACATTACACCACAAAGCATAATGGCGACATGTGCATTAAGAATGACCACATCTCACTCACCATAAAATTTGAGGTTAAAGgctgaaagaaaaaatgcacaATATCTACACAACTATCACAAACTAGTGACTGTGTTTTTGCTGTACCAGAAAACTGCAATTTTGTGCATTTGCTGGGTTTCAGGCACAACAAACTCCAGAAGGGGCAGGAGTGGGCTGTCCATCTCCAGGGGGTGCAGCCCCCTAGCGCCAGCGCAGTGGGCCCAGAGCCTCAACCCCAGCCGCGCCCGCTGCTACGAGAGGCGCCGACGTACGCCCACCTGCAGTACGTCTTTTTGAGCCCCCCCGAACGCCGTGGGTCTGGTGAAACAGAGGAACCGCCAGTGTATCACAAAACACTGCCTGGCACATAGGGACGACTTgaaagtatgtttattttttatttttcctaaataacaaaaataaaaatatggaacGCTTCACGAATTTGCGTGTCATCCTTGCGCAGGGGCCATGCTAATCTTCTCTGTATCGTTCCAATTTTAGTATATGTGCTGCCGAAGCGAGCACGAATATACCCTGAGAACAGGCGCTGTATATACAGTGACACACTACCAAGCCCTGCAGCTGTGGTGGAGCAGTTATCATGATTCCTGTGATCAATAATAGTGTGCTTTGATGTGCACTCCTACATACACACTCAACAAAACACAGTCTGATTACATTGCTTTACTTTACATTACTTTGCACCCCCCACCCTCTGTACCCCCAAAAAACACTTTTCCAGAGCCATTTGTAGTTCTGTGCACGAGAGGTTGCTGGGAGTTATGCAGACTAGGACTTCCCCTTGTTACGAGTGCAACAGCAGTGCAACAGCAGTGCGGCCGAGTCTAGTTCCCATCAGAGGGGCGTGGTTTCAAATGAGGGGCTGCTGTAATTCGATACATTTCCTCATGCTTCAGATG
Above is a window of Polyodon spathula isolate WHYD16114869_AA chromosome 25, ASM1765450v1, whole genome shotgun sequence DNA encoding:
- the LOC121299804 gene encoding uncharacterized protein LOC121299804; protein product: MDRVLQRVTGSKELLLKPSPEAASVSAAIKTGTVRFTVRTAEEVRRDAVAHVVSEGADPGNTMLVLAQSTMQFGKYRGQTFRWLLGNDVGYAVSLVASHQREREGDSSTSPLMANKDALTSYTCALPDFASAVRDRRAQDVARLRSSQPGQEDLRLVAFGVHKDVTWRDLYEATDKERRGYVKWIRQQTPRPGTQMEALQKYFLRRDQEAQAQAQSQAQTLTLSLLARPGTSAPSPTPVLSSLPPPSARHLRSEALEVGPPAPSARGKYNA